In one window of Syngnathus scovelli strain Florida chromosome 20, RoL_Ssco_1.2, whole genome shotgun sequence DNA:
- the blk gene encoding tyrosine-protein kinase Blk isoform X2 → MGCVSSDQAVDDNLEPPTKIISLASNHTIWDGSTSCENDDMVFVAQHDFKPSNGSELSFGKGDRFKVLGENGDWWLARSLVTGRQGFIPSNYVARADTLQVEKWFFKDLSRRETERLLLAPGNKPGAFLIRESETCPGSFSLSVRDFTAESADVVKHYKIRSLDRGGFYISPSSTFPSLQELVKYYTCSADGLCQRLYAPCKKKPPQRPWAPDQWEIPRHTLKLVKKLGAGQFGEVWMGYYKDTLKVAVKTLKEGTMEPGAFLQEANLMKQLQHERLVRLHAVVTREPILIITEFMSNGCLLDFLKTDEGKRLRLNKLIDMSAQTDSRGHGLHREQELHPSGPAGRQHPGQRDLALQDSRLWPGQAGGVRIHGAGRCQVSHQVDGSRGHQLRHLQHQVGRVVLWHPPDGNGHLRKNTLSRDDQPGGGPQAGVLLQDAPPRRLPAGALPHHDGLLEGEARGEAHF, encoded by the exons ATGGGCTGCGTGAGCAGTGACCAAGCGGTGGACGACAACTTGGAGCCGCCGACAAAGATCATCTCCCTGGCGTCAAATCACACG ATTTGGGATGGAAGCACTTCCTGCGAGAACG ACGACATGGTGTTTGTGGCTCAGCACGACTTCAAACCCAGCAACGGCAGCGAGCTCTCTTTCGGGAAGGGAGATCGATTCAAGGTTCTGGGAGA AAACGGCGACTGGTGGCTGGCGCGCTCGCTGGTGACGGGACGCCAAGGCTTCATCCCCTCCAACTACGTCGCCCGGGCGGACACCCTCCAGGTGGAGAA GTGGTTCTTCAAGGATCTGAGCCGGAGAGAGACGGAGCGCTTGCTCCTGGCGCCCGGGAACAAACCCGGGGCCTTCCTCATCCGGGAGAGCGAGACTTGCCCGG GTTCTTTCTCGCTGTCCGTTAGAGATTTCACAGCGGAAAGCGCCGACGTGGTGAAACACTACAAGATCCGCTCTCTGGACAGAGGAGGCTTCTACATCTCCCCGTCCAGCACCTTCCCGTCCCTGCAGGAGCTGGTCAAGTACTACACAT GTTCCGCCGACGGTTTGTGCCAGCGTTTGTACGCCCCCTGCAAGAAGAAGCCGCCCCAGCGCCCGTGGGCGCCCGACCAATGGGAGATTCCTCGCCACACGCTAAAACTGGTCAAGAAGCTCGGCGCTGGACAATTTGGAGAAGTGTGGATGG GTTACTACAAGGACACGCTGAAGGTGGCCGTCAAGACCTTGAAGGAGGGCACCATGGAGCCCGGCGCCTTCCTGCAGGAAGCCAACCTGATGAAGCAGCTGCAGCACGAGCGGCTGGTGCGGCTCCACGCCGTGGTCACGCGGGAGCCCATCCTCATCATCACCGAGTTCATGAGCAACG GATGTCTGCTGGACTTTTTGAAGACGGATGAAGGAAAAAGGCTCAGGCTCAACAAGCTGATTGACATGTCAGCACAG ACAGATAGCCGAGGGCATGGCCTACATCGAGAGCAAGAACTCCATCCATCGGGACCTGCGGGCCGCCAACATCCTGGTCAACGAGACCTTGCACTGCAAGATAGCCGACTTTGGCCTGGCCAGGCTGGTGGAGTCCGTATACACGGCGCAGGAAG GTGCCAAGTTTCCCATCAAGTGGACGGCTCCCGAGGCCATCAATTACGGCACCTTCAGCATCAAGTCGGACGTGTGGTCCTTTGGCATCCTCCTGACGGAAATGGTCACCTACGGAAGAATACCCTATCCAG GGATGACCAACCCGGAGGTGGTCCGCAAGCTGGAGTTCTCCTTCAGGATGCCCCGCCCAGAAGGCTGCCCGCAGGAGCTCTACCACATCATGATGGCCTGCTGGAAGGAGAGGCCCGAGGAGAGGCCCACTTTTGA
- the blk gene encoding tyrosine-protein kinase Blk isoform X1, with translation MGCVSSDQAVDDNLEPPTKIISLASNHTIWDGSTSCENDDMVFVAQHDFKPSNGSELSFGKGDRFKVLGENGDWWLARSLVTGRQGFIPSNYVARADTLQVEKWFFKDLSRRETERLLLAPGNKPGAFLIRESETCPGSFSLSVRDFTAESADVVKHYKIRSLDRGGFYISPSSTFPSLQELVKYYTCSADGLCQRLYAPCKKKPPQRPWAPDQWEIPRHTLKLVKKLGAGQFGEVWMGYYKDTLKVAVKTLKEGTMEPGAFLQEANLMKQLQHERLVRLHAVVTREPILIITEFMSNGCLLDFLKTDEGKRLRLNKLIDMSAQIAEGMAYIESKNSIHRDLRAANILVNETLHCKIADFGLARLVESVYTAQEGAKFPIKWTAPEAINYGTFSIKSDVWSFGILLTEMVTYGRIPYPGMTNPEVVRKLEFSFRMPRPEGCPQELYHIMMACWKERPEERPTFEFLQNVLEDFFVATEGQYEMQT, from the exons ATGGGCTGCGTGAGCAGTGACCAAGCGGTGGACGACAACTTGGAGCCGCCGACAAAGATCATCTCCCTGGCGTCAAATCACACG ATTTGGGATGGAAGCACTTCCTGCGAGAACG ACGACATGGTGTTTGTGGCTCAGCACGACTTCAAACCCAGCAACGGCAGCGAGCTCTCTTTCGGGAAGGGAGATCGATTCAAGGTTCTGGGAGA AAACGGCGACTGGTGGCTGGCGCGCTCGCTGGTGACGGGACGCCAAGGCTTCATCCCCTCCAACTACGTCGCCCGGGCGGACACCCTCCAGGTGGAGAA GTGGTTCTTCAAGGATCTGAGCCGGAGAGAGACGGAGCGCTTGCTCCTGGCGCCCGGGAACAAACCCGGGGCCTTCCTCATCCGGGAGAGCGAGACTTGCCCGG GTTCTTTCTCGCTGTCCGTTAGAGATTTCACAGCGGAAAGCGCCGACGTGGTGAAACACTACAAGATCCGCTCTCTGGACAGAGGAGGCTTCTACATCTCCCCGTCCAGCACCTTCCCGTCCCTGCAGGAGCTGGTCAAGTACTACACAT GTTCCGCCGACGGTTTGTGCCAGCGTTTGTACGCCCCCTGCAAGAAGAAGCCGCCCCAGCGCCCGTGGGCGCCCGACCAATGGGAGATTCCTCGCCACACGCTAAAACTGGTCAAGAAGCTCGGCGCTGGACAATTTGGAGAAGTGTGGATGG GTTACTACAAGGACACGCTGAAGGTGGCCGTCAAGACCTTGAAGGAGGGCACCATGGAGCCCGGCGCCTTCCTGCAGGAAGCCAACCTGATGAAGCAGCTGCAGCACGAGCGGCTGGTGCGGCTCCACGCCGTGGTCACGCGGGAGCCCATCCTCATCATCACCGAGTTCATGAGCAACG GATGTCTGCTGGACTTTTTGAAGACGGATGAAGGAAAAAGGCTCAGGCTCAACAAGCTGATTGACATGTCAGCACAG ATAGCCGAGGGCATGGCCTACATCGAGAGCAAGAACTCCATCCATCGGGACCTGCGGGCCGCCAACATCCTGGTCAACGAGACCTTGCACTGCAAGATAGCCGACTTTGGCCTGGCCAGGCTGGTGGAGTCCGTATACACGGCGCAGGAAG GTGCCAAGTTTCCCATCAAGTGGACGGCTCCCGAGGCCATCAATTACGGCACCTTCAGCATCAAGTCGGACGTGTGGTCCTTTGGCATCCTCCTGACGGAAATGGTCACCTACGGAAGAATACCCTATCCAG GGATGACCAACCCGGAGGTGGTCCGCAAGCTGGAGTTCTCCTTCAGGATGCCCCGCCCAGAAGGCTGCCCGCAGGAGCTCTACCACATCATGATGGCCTGCTGGAAGGAGAGGCCCGAGGAGAGGCCCACTTTTGAGTTCCTGCAAAACGTCCTCGAGGATTTCTTCGTCGCCACCGAGGGGCAATACGAGATGCAGACGTGA